Part of the Henckelia pumila isolate YLH828 chromosome 2, ASM3356847v2, whole genome shotgun sequence genome is shown below.
ACCTAATCGCCCTGTACTTGAATCCAAGTAGCTGAATTACTATGCCTATGTTATAAACTTATAATATGCACCTGTATGCAGATATGTTTGTTTTGTTTGCCAATAGTGTACACAGAGCGGTAATTGTTAAAAAAACCTAAAATGTGATTCTGTGTGAATTTTGCAGAGGAATCTGAAACAGACAGTGAAGGGTCTGATGTCAGTGGTTCTGATGGAGATGATACATCTTGGATTTCATGGTTTTGCAACTTGAGAGGAAATGAGTTCTTTTGTGAAGTTGATGATGAGTATATACAGGATGATTTTAATCTCTGTGGATTGAGCAGTCAAGTCCCTTATTACGATTACGCACTTGACCTAATCCTTGATGTTGAATCTTCTCACGGTAATCTCTATAGTGTTTTTTGTTGACTTCAGATAGTGTTGCTTGATCTGAAAGTTGTTTAAGTTGTTTTGTGTTAGACCTCAAACTTCTGTGTTTTTGTCTATAGGTATTCAAGTTGTTGCaactttttaaataaataaaaaaacaaacaaacacaaaagtGGTGTCCCATATGTGAATACCTACAAACTGAAATCGCTTTGTATTAAGGATCATTATCTGGTGGCATTGTAACTGGTTCACCTGCGactgagttttttttattgtctTTTTCCAATATCATAAATCATTGAGATTGAGCATTTTTCTGTGATCAACGACACAACTATTTGCCTCATAATTGAAGGATTAAAATAAACACAAATTTGGTGGACAAAGGTAGTGAGGTATTAATGCTTCTGGGCGAGGATTCGCTTTGTCGTAGTATTGTTAGTTATCATCTTCTGTGAGGGGTGAGTGAGGATAATGTTACCAAAACCTTCTTGTTCTCTGTTGAGATATATCTTGTGATTTTGCCGTTTATCATCATTTTCGGCACTTTTTCTATTCaattatttgttttcaaaatgTGAGTCTTGGTGTGGTTTGGCTTTTTATGCGGAAGCTTTGGTAATGGGCAAAGAAAATCATAAGCTTACAGAGACTTTTGTAACGACTTTCATATGTAGGTGTGCATATGCCTTCATCCTATACTCAAGTTTCGGAGTTATGTAGTTGCCTtaaatttgtttgtttgttttgttttttgctgTGGTATACTCATAGCTGCATTCCATTGATTTATTTACTATTTACTGCTTACTGTTTCCCCATTTGGTTCGTTTTTAAGTTGAGTAATTTTTTGTTTGCTGATATAGCATTCACAATGAGTGTATGTAGGCGATATGTTTAACGAGGAACAGAATGAACTGGTTGAATCAGCTGCAGAAATGCTCTATGGACTCGTTCATGTCAGATACGTCTTGACAAGCAAGGGAATGGCTGCAATGGTAAACACCGTCGGTCAGATTATGGCTGCTTTCATTGGCTACTCTTTATTTGGATTATTCTCGTATATGAAACTTGAGCTGAAACTTGAACAGTTAGAGAAGTACAAAAACTATGACTTTGGAAGATGTTCAAGAGTTTATTGCTCCGGACAGCCTTGCCTTCCAGTTGGACAATCAGACATCCCGCGCTCAAGTACAGTGAAGGTATACTGTCCCAAATGTGAAGATATCTACTACCCTCGATCCAAGTACCAGGGCGGTATCCTTCCATTTCCCTATTGCAATTAGGCCTTGATCTTCTGGTTGATTTGCATGCTAACAAGTAACAACCCTCCCCACTTCgctgcacacacacacacacacacgcacacacacaaaagTTCATCCTAGTGGCCATGGGTTGCATTAAGAATGTTTTTAACACCAAATCAATGATCAATCTCACAATCAATACCTATTTCACACACACACCAACTCATGTGCACCCACACGCAAATAGTAAACAAATTAGCATAAATATCATGATATAAACAATCTTGATTGCATCAATATACGTCGGATTTGCTAAAATAGATGTGAGAATCGACAGAGTAGAACCTTTTCCCAGTATATGTTGCACACTTGCTTGACAGATGATTTCCTTTACTGCCGAAGATATTGATGGAGCGTATTTCGGAACCACATTCCCTAATCTCTTCTTGATGACTTACGGACACCTCAAGCCACAAAAGCCGTCACAGAGCTATATTCCTAGAGTTTTTGGCTACAAGATTCACAAGCCTTGACGCCTTGCTTTGGATCCTTTGCTGCTATTAatctctctctttttctttcagATGTTCCGTATTGGGCTTTGTTGTGTACCAGTGGGTTGTGAGAAGAATGGCTTAGATACATGCAGAAGCTATTGCTATTGATGTACCAATTtgcttaaataatatattagcTGTAGCCATTCCGTCGATCAAATTCATCGGTTTGATTTCAGTTCTCGTGTCCGTTTTCATTTCTCTCTTTTTTCCCCCAACTCTTAACCTAGTGGGCTGTTTTATAATCGATATTTgtagggattttttttttttttctgactgTAAAATGGTGTACAAAAAGGGTGATGCGTGCACAGCAGCTGCATGCACGAAATCAGtttaattttatatcaattaCTCTTAACACATTAACACCAATATGCTTTATCCTTGAATTTGGCCTTCATCGTCTAAAAATTTCACAAAGTGACTTCTCCATTAACTTAAATTAAGATATTAGCTAATGCTCCAGTGAAATGTAAGTATCGattaagatttaaaaaaaattgttaaaaattttaatgacCTTAGTCCAGCTAATAATATCCTGATAATTTTACTAATCATAGTAAAATAACTTTTCTGAATTTATTCATCATTAATCTTGGTAAAGTGTATTAATCATGATAATTATTTTCTGAGAAAATGAATTATTTTACAATCAAGCTTTTGAAGTTACCTTACCGAATTTATTAATCATGATATTTCTTATAGTTGCagcattttataaataaaaaaggaGTGGATGAACTATAACTCGACAGAAGGGGTCGTGTCACTGCCTAAATTTAAACATGTTGGTGCTAGTTAATGTTCTAATCAGCCCAAAATTTATGCCTCTCCCactttttaattttcattttctgtcttattatttataatatccACAATCCATTATATATGCTATACATAATGCAAACATGTATCGTGTATTAATTAATTGTCACATAGAACGATAAATGAGAAGTTAATAGGTTAATTGAAAAATGGAAGTTTATTTTACATGTCTCGATATACATGTGTGCACACTGATAAATAGATTATGGATTAATACAACACATGATATgataacaaaaatattaaaaacttACAAGCATGCATTCTTAAAATCCAGTATGTCCTTTTTTCTACTTGGGTTCTCGTTGAACAATTTTTCCGTTCCAAACATTTATAATCTTACTatcttattaattaattaaaaatttacattttataaTAACTTATTTGTAATTTATCTATTATTATCATATctcctttgaatttttttaaattactaaatattaattattttatcttaatcTATCATAATATAaacttttaatatttaatttattatgtcagttttgaaaaaaatatgaaaattaattaacataaaaattatttattcaaaaaaaattatataacgaTTTAAAAAATTTCCTTATATCATGAtaccatttttaaaaatttgaggGAAAATGTAACTTAACTGGCCACTGCACGCAAATAGTGATCATTTGAAAAGAGAGTCAAATTTTGTCAATTAGTTATAAAAAGCCACAAGGGAGCTGCTTAATTAAAACACCAAATCACCTTTGAGTTTGCATACACGTCGACACACCAATTAGAATCacattaatttgtattattgtAGTATGCTAATTTATTTCACAGGCCACCGATTTCAACAATTAATTTAACGAGTTCCACTTTTTCTAAGCGTTAGAACCGACTACCTGAGACAATCACAGATCATAAACTTAATATATCACTGGGGAACTAAGCCAGAATTGGTTTGGACAAGATAGAACTAAAATTCAAGACAATAAACTCATTGGTCTCAAAAtttataaaagttttagaaTTCAAAAAGGCGAAGTTCAATCATCCCTTCTTTTCTTTTCGGTGAATACCATGCTACCACCTTTCCGGAACGCATGATTCTCAGAGAGTAATTCAAGCTGTACATCAGATCTTCCAGCTGAGGTCCACGTCTCCCATCTGAAGAGTCCAAGGCAAATTTGGAATCCATTCGGAAAACAATCGGTCCAGCAACCTGCATAATTTTAAACACCATAATATCTAACACATCTTCAAAGAATATTGAATCAGCAAACTCGAGACTTCATTTCTATATGAATAAAATGTTGGATGGCAGTTTTGTTTGTAACATGAGACTTGGAGAAAAATGTCGTGATAAGATGGAGATAATAACCTGCTgctgaaatattaaactaaatcTTGGAGAAGACTgtaaatttgatgattgattgccTTCTGTCCTTCGGTATAGGTTGGACACTGAATTCACCAATGCAGAAGCTGAAGAAATATCCGCACGAGCATCTAGTCTGGTGAGGTCTCCAAATTTCTTTGTGAATTTCCCGTGTTGGAAAGTATAGCAAACCGATCCAAACAAATCAGCAGCAAAACGACCTCTATTCTTAGCCCTTGAAGAATTTATGTCCACAACTTGGGGTGAATCTTTCGCACCACCAAACCAGGCTTCACAAGTACCTCCTAAATGCAGGAGTATAAAGAATGACAAACGTAGAAGTGTGAAATGGTAAAAGGAAAACAAGTTTTTACCAGTTACCAGAGTAATGAACTCGGGATATCATCATAATCAAAACAAATATATTGCAAAATGATAGATAGGAttgaaaaatcatttaaatgttATGCCATGTCCATTGTAAGGATTGAAAATTTCGTTCCAAAGAAAACAAGTTAGATATCCATGTTTGCATTTAGCATTAATGTTTTGATACATCTCTGTTAGACTGATCTAGCCATAAAATACAATATTCAGTGAAGAAGTCATCCATCCATAACGTGGAAAGTACCAAAATTGTTGGAAATAGAAGCAGTCAATTCAATAATGAAAGATGTAGTCAATTAAAGGAATATTTAACAACAAAATGCACCCAACAGGCCAACACCCAGTGCAAATGTAAATATGGAAAGTATGAAGGCATTGAAATTTGAACATAAAGTTtgaagaaaaatttaaaagaaattcACAGCAAATAGACTAAATTAAATAAGGCAAAACTATAAAACTAGTAGTTATTAGCACATTCTGACAAGTCTTAAAATTACCCATAATTCCAGATATTGCCGCATGAGGCTCTTTGAAACGAATATCATATGAAGGATGCCACGATTGGTCTGTTTCTGCCTTTTTTATCACATCCTCCTCTGTTTCTATTTGTCTCCACAGGTCCTTAGACTTTTCATATGAAAAGGCAGCTTTTGCACATATACCAGGCAATAAAGGTAGGGGTGTTTCACCATCAATGGAACCAACAGCCTGTGGGAAGCcattatttttatgtatgccAAAACGGTATCTTAGTCCTGACTCAGAGACAAGGGATGAACAGTCCAATGATATTGACTCGGGAACTTCCCAGTATTTTCCTTTACGGTCTATGAACAACTCAGGCCATGCTGCTTCTAAAGTAATATCGTGATCTGGAAGCTGTGAAGTTGAGAAAGACAGAGAGCAAACTttgaaattattataattataaaggTTAAGTTGAGCAGATCACTGGACCTAATTCAAACATTTGATTGAAGGTGGGTAACAAAGAAAAACagaataaattttatttctctTTGACATGTGTAACTTGTCATTGGGACTTGGGACTATGATTGGTTAGAAAGAAATTATGGCTCAATAGATGATCAACATGCTAATCACATAAATAAGTTTCCAAGCGAactatcaaaaattaaattattgtcGAAAAAACAGAGGTCGAAGACTTTGATACTGAACCTCAGGAAGGATCCTTTTTCCCATTTTCCAAGTTTGGACATTTGAAAACAGTAGACTTCAGAAAGCAATTAAATGAAGGACAATGGCCAATGGGAGGTGGGCTTGTGAAAGGAGCTACTAAAACATGTTCAGAACTTTACCTTGTGAAAGAGCATGGCCTTCGCACGCCTTTTCTTCTTCTCACCGTGCTTTTCAGTGCTCAATAGTAAGGATGACGAGGATGTTAGAGCTAATTGCGAGCATAAGCCCACTGCATAGAGTGATTTATCCAAAAAATGCTTCGCGGTTTCCTTGAGCAGAGGCAGATCCCATTCTTCTGAAGCAGAGACTTCAGCTTTAATAGATGAGATCAATTTATTCGGACGGAATTGTCCAACTAAACCAACCCAACTGCAAGAGAAAATTTCTCTCTCACAGTTAGTACATGAAAAAAATAATCCACAAATGCAATATTTGATGCTTCTGATGgtgaataaaaatataaagttGAAATAGAAAGTTAGTGTAAATTAAAGAATTCAGTATAAAGAACCCTTGGAAGTCATGGATCAAAGATCTTTGGCACATTTGTTAACAGTTGTAACTATGGGAAATCTCTTTGTAAGACGACATTTGGCAATCATGGAATTCCCGAAGATGTAGAATTAAGAAATTCACAACGGTAATCATACTTATTCAGGCCAAAATGTGTCCATTCTACTGGACGTATAAAGACAATCAACAGGAGTATAGTTTGCCCTTTAAAACTATAAATACAATCATATGGTTAAAGTGTAAGTAGTTCGGTTCATCTTTGATTTCTTTAAGTACATAGTTATCAATATTTACAATGACCGAATGGGGCTCGAAAGCGTTAAAGCAGATTTTAATAGCATATCTAATAATACGAGAACCGAATTTGAGCTTTGCTACATGACAGGGGCATATGTACATGAGAAGCCTAGCGATTCCTCGGCTCCAAATATTTCATCACATAGATGATTTCCCTGATCAAGACCATGGCCCCAGATTACATCTCAtagcaacaaaaaaaaaaaaggatatcAACAAACACgacaagaaaaacaaaatacaCATCAGTCATTACGATTACACACGCACACCAACAAAGGTGCTGAGAATTTTACGAGTTGCCGAAAGCTGCTTTTCCCAGAAGTGACTGCAGAGCAAACGAGCCCAGTTCTTTATGATTAGCAGAGGGAGAAAAGGAAGGAATGATGCCTAGAGGGAACCCATTTCCCAACAAAGACAACTGCTGAATTCTGAGAGCTTTACTGGCTCTAGCACCGTCAATCGGAGGAGAATCCCCTGGAACAGCCCTTGAGACACCATCAAGGGCTTGAGGGGTCGAAATGTTCAGGTCCCAGAACGCTGCGTCCATCGTTGTTCTTAGATTCGCCATTTTCTGGGGAATTTTTCAGCCCGCCGGACGAACGAGGGTTTGGTATGGTATGTAATGATTCCTTATCTGGGAGTCAGTGTGCAGTGGTTTTTGGATGAGAGTCCAGGGCGGGGGTTTTTAGTTTCGGTTAATTGCATTATGGCCCTTCTATTCTTCgtttattttcctttttttcttATTGATTCTTGGTCGAAAATAAAACTATCAAATGAATTAATGTGACGTTATAACCATTCAAGTGACAACTGACAAGTCTCGTCTCTAATAGGTACAGTTGtttttgttgtgaaaaaataaaaatttatggtaaaaattaaaaagttcaaaactcaaaatatatcaaattctacactttataatatttttttctcaattcaattgtatttttcatcacaaatgaagacctatttatagatccacatttgagattagtccaaaaataaatacatcatcatctacatcatcacacactaatttttcacattttacaactcaatattcaacattcaatattcaatattcaatattcaaaataataataataataataataataataataataataatatatttttcaacattcccccttgtgatgatgatcgtgatatgatgactgtctttattacgtgttttatactgtcTCGTTAAAAAACTTACTagaaaaaacccagtgggataaaaaccatagtaagggaaaaaaagtgcagccacgtaaactccccctcatgttaacatgagtgattctttaCATATTCcacagattgcgcatcccaatgttgtatatatgttttctgaatatcgtcgtgggaagtgaatttgtgaagagatctgatgagttctcacttgattgaatataacagatatcaatatctttattcttctcaagcttttgagtgtaggcaaagaactttggaggtatatgttttgttctgtcattttttatgtatccttctttcatttgagcaatacatgcagcattgtcttcatacaacgtcacatgcttcttgtctactgataatccacaagaagtttggatatgttgtgtcattgattttagccaaacacattcacggcttgcttcatgtagcgcaataatctcagcgtgatttgatgaagttgttacgagtgtttgtttctgtgaacgccaagaaattgcggtgcctccaagagtaaatacatatccggtttgggaacgtgccttatgtggatcagataaatatccagcatcggcataaccaatgatactttgattggtgtcttttgagtacaaaagtctcaaatctgtcgtttctcgtagataacggaatatatgtttaattccgtttcagtgcctctttgttggatatgaactgaatcttgccaataaatttacagcaaaagatatatctggtctagtgcaatttgcaagatacataaggacaccaatgacacttagatatggtacttctggaccaagaataacttcatcatcttcacatggacggaatggatccttttctatgtttaatgatcttacaaccattggtgtacttaatggatttgatttatccatattaaaacgtttaaggatcttttctgtataatttgcctggtgaacaaaaattccacattctttttgttctatttgcaaactcagacaatacttggtttttccaagatccttcagttcgaattcttccttcgaGTACATCATAacctcttgaatttctttattcgttccaatgatgtttaaataatcaacatatacagcaataattacacatccggatgttgttttcttgatgaaaacacaagggcatattggatcatttacatattcctttttcatcaagtgctcacttagccgattataccacattcggccggattgcttcaacccatataatgatctttgcaattttacagaataaaattctctggattttgaactttgtgcctcaggcatcttaaatccttcagggattttcatgtatatatcactatcaagtgatccgtataagtaagccgtaacaacatccatcagacacattttcaaattttcagacacttccaaactaatcaaatatcgaaacgtaattgcatccataacaggagaatacgtttcttcataatcaattccaggcctttgagaaaaaccttgtgcaacaagtctagctttatatcttactatttcatttttctcatttcgc
Proteins encoded:
- the LOC140881116 gene encoding casein kinase II subunit beta-1-like, with product MSMYRDRGGGGPSKGGDALDRKRINDESFKPPEKSSTSTSRTKAGAVTVTPNSAVTAGRNIDYRDNRSSANITKNKSDEESETDSEGSDVSGSDGDDTSWISWFCNLRGNEFFCEVDDEYIQDDFNLCGLSSQVPYYDYALDLILDVESSHGDMFNEEQNELVESAAEMLYGLVHVRYVLTSKGMAAMLEKYKNYDFGRCSRVYCSGQPCLPVGQSDIPRSSTVKVYCPKCEDIYYPRSKYQGDIDGAYFGTTFPNLFLMTYGHLKPQKPSQSYIPRVFGYKIHKP
- the LOC140882614 gene encoding protein TRIGALACTOSYLDIACYLGLYCEROL 4, chloroplastic, whose amino-acid sequence is MANLRTTMDAAFWDLNISTPQALDGVSRAVPGDSPPIDGARASKALRIQQLSLLGNGFPLGIIPSFSPSANHKELGSFALQSLLGKAAFGNSWVGLVGQFRPNKLISSIKAEVSASEEWDLPLLKETAKHFLDKSLYAVGLCSQLALTSSSSLLLSTEKHGEKKKRRAKAMLFHKLPDHDITLEAAWPELFIDRKGKYWEVPESISLDCSSLVSESGLRYRFGIHKNNGFPQAVGSIDGETPLPLLPGICAKAAFSYEKSKDLWRQIETEEDVIKKAETDQSWHPSYDIRFKEPHAAISGIMGGTCEAWFGGAKDSPQVVDINSSRAKNRGRFAADLFGSVCYTFQHGKFTKKFGDLTRLDARADISSASALVNSVSNLYRRTEGNQSSNLQSSPRFSLIFQQQVAGPIVFRMDSKFALDSSDGRRGPQLEDLMYSLNYSLRIMRSGKVVAWYSPKRKEGMIELRLFEF